A section of the Girardinichthys multiradiatus isolate DD_20200921_A chromosome 5, DD_fGirMul_XY1, whole genome shotgun sequence genome encodes:
- the eri2 gene encoding ERI1 exoribonuclease 2 yields MSTRKLAKKLGLLRQRSQSTSGVKKSVISNQIFSYLVVIDFESTCWREKNNYGQEIIEFPAVLLNTSSGEVESEFHTYVQPQEHPVLSNFCTELTGITQVQVEAGIPLQICLSRFNRWVQNLQLEKGVMFPNKQQTCSAFLPSQKMCTFLTWSDWDLGVCLQYECKRKQLLKPDVLSSWIDLRSTYRLFYSRKPKGLNGALQDLGIQFSGREHSGLDDARNTARLAARMMRDGCVLKITRSLETTPPMAKSIFSNNPSSAENKQEKENGVSKKENLLIASKCSTSSNIPLETHQKYSSLDEPSNSSSGQTYQSLITTKTLLNLTTAPLQGQNSKSVTPQAAPCVLPTCLINCSSPRRSSSSHVLCSTTVDCISDLPPVDEGEGELIVETDERCGSYDDVLLAFEEAVSEMDTISTVDVGYISDFDSRCPEWEEMDRLHLPEGPLILQHQRTKSLKMQNNTRDSSVMCKSVNMLNSNVKVFNRTNEKLQQSTTKDSDKCFAVPKVVDRSKLNLCRTGNLKLGRSHKNDHTKGVFSSQAHPFLPVKNSTLKPSTMGPNPNATKCRQSLKSSFTIYTDPKNRAAESPCPSTSGSPHQPRNILASLPTNTLSSCAKQVSVALTVKGPKKITSPLCTCGRRSRRQVVSNGGPNHGRGFYCCPVRRSGGRGSTGRGCGFFKWESALMESSSVAPPALGSSVSFCQVNSILPCRPPLRKSY; encoded by the exons ATGTCTACAAGAAAACTAGCAAA AAAATTAGGATTACTGAGGCAGCGAAGTCAGTCCACCTCTGGTGTGAAGAAATCTGTGATATCAA ATCAGATATTTTCTTACTTGGTTGTGATTGACTTTGAGTCTACATGTTGGAGAGAGAAAAATAACTATGGACAAGAAATCA TTGAATTTCCGGCCGTCCTACTGAACACATCCTCAGGGGAGGTTGAATCTGAGTTTCATACTTATGTTCAGCCTCAGGAACATCCTGTTCTCTCCAACTTCTGCACTGAACTTACTGGGATTACACAG GTGCAGGTAGAAGCTGGCATCCCCCTTCAGATTTGTCTGTCTCGGTTCAACCGTTGGGTGCAGAACCTGCAGCTAGAGAAGGGAGTGATGTTTCCCAACAAACAGCAGACATGTTCTGCCTTTCTCCCCTCCCAGAAAATGTGCACTTTCCTGACATGGTCAG ACTGGGATCTTGGAGTCTGTTTGCAGTATGAATGTAAACGCAAACAGCTTCTTAAGCCAGACGTGCTCAGCAGCTGGATAGACCTGAGAAGCACATACAGG CTCTTCTACAGCCGGAAACCCAAAGGCCTGAATGGAGCCCTTCAGGATCTAGGgatacagttttctgggagagAACATTCTG gtTTAGATGATGCACGAAATACAGCCCGGCTGGCAGCCAGAATGATGAGAGATGGATGTGTGCTGAAAATCACCCGAAGCCTGGAGACG ACCCCACCGATGGCCAAATCCATATTCAGCAACAACCCCTCTTCTGCAGAAAACAAGCAAGAAAAGGAAAACGGTgtcagtaaaaaagaaaatttgctCATTGCCAGCAAGTGCTCGACATCCTCCAACATTcctcttgaaactcatcaaAAATACTCATCTCTTGATGAGCCTTCAAATTCAAGCTCAGGTCAAACGTATCAAAGCCTAATAACAACAAAGACGCTGTTGAATTTAACAACGGCACCCCTACAGGGTCAAAACAGCAAATCGGTGACACCACAGGCTGCTCCTTGTGTTTTGCCCACATGTCTGATAAACTGTAGCTCACCAcgccgcagcagcagcagccatgTTCTGTGTTCCACCACTGTTGACTGCATTTCAGATCTACCTCCTGTGGACGAAGGGGAGGGAGAACTTATAGTGGAAACAGATGAGAGGTGTGGTTCTTATGATGACGTGTTGTTGGCGTTCGAGGAGGCTGTGAGTGAAATGGATACGATCTCAACTGTAGATGTTGGCTATATTTCAGATTTTGACAGCAGGTGTCCTGAGTGGGAGGAGATGGATCGTTTACATTTACCTGAAGGTCCCCTCATTTTGCAACACCAGAGAACAAAAAGCctgaaaatgcaaaataatacaAGAGATTCATCAGTGATGTGTAAATCTGTAAACATGCTAAATTCAAATGTTAAAGTCTTTAATCGCACAAATGAGAAACTGCAGCAATCAACAACCAAAGATTCAGATAAATGTTTTGCTGTTCCTAAAGTTGTTGATCGGAGCAAACTGAATCTGTGCAGAACCGGAAATTTAAAGTTAGGTCGGTCTCATAAAAATGATCACACAAAGGGGGTCTTTTCATCTCAGGCTCACCCCTTTCTGCCTGTAAAGAATTCCACTCTAAAACCGTCCACAATGGGGCCCAACCCAAACGCTACAAAATGCAGACAGTCTCTGAAATCTTCATTTACAATTTATACTGATCCAAAAAATAGGGCTGCAGAGTCTCCTTGTCCCTCAACGTCTGGCTCGCCGCACCAACCCAGAAACATTCTGGCCTCTTTGCCAACCAACACTCTCTCCTCCTGTGCCAAACAGGTCAGCGTGGCTTTGACAGTAAAGGGGCCAAAGAAGATCACTTCCCCTCTGTGCACCTGTGGTCGCCGGTCAAGACGGCAGGTTGTGTCAAACGGCGGTCCGAACCACGGCCGGGGTTTTTACTGCTGTCCGGTCCGCCGCTCAGGTGGCAGAGGCAGCACGGGGAGAGGCTGCGGGTTCTTCAAGTGGGAGTCTGCTCTCATGGAGAGCAGTTCAGTGGCTCCTCCTGCTTTGGGGTCTTCTGTATCATTCTGTCAGGTCAACTCAATACTTCCATGCAGGCCGCCTCTTAGAAAAAGCTACTGA